The DNA segment TTCagaatccctctacctgcctcagtggttgtcacaccctcctgtccctcaCCAGTGgccaaatttgaaatatttaagcTACACATTGTGACTGCCTGCAATACAGCATTAACGTAAGCTCTCGCCGTCCTGGGTGTGTCACAGAGTCTGAAGATTGGATTCCTGTTCATCAATTCAGATGCTGCTTGAGCTGCAGTCACTCAGTGCAGTTGCGACTGCTTGTAATGGAATCCAAAGCtcgaaaacaaaacaaacaatacATCACCTGTGCTGCCATTTCTAAtatagttaaaaaatcacactacaccaggttatagtccaacaggtttatctgcaAGGACGATAAccaggtgtgtgatttttaactttgtccaccccagtaaaACACTGGCACTTCCGCATCACTTCTAATATAGTTAGTTAGATTTTACATATTGTTAAAAAATTGATTGGTCCTACATTGTTGTACTCCTTTCTGAATCTACTACTATTTAATGTCAGTCCCTAACTAGCCAATCAAACCAAAACTTCTCCACTTCATTCTTCCCTCCCTGCGACTCAGGCATTCTGAACACTTTCTCTGCTCTTTCCCAGACTGCGTCACTGTTAGGCCAAATGCAAGGACACACTCTTCTCAGAGTGCTTCATTAAGATGCCAACTGggaggacacccttcccagactggttcactgtgataccaacagcaagaaaccccttcccagactgcttcaagGCAATGTTGACTGTGAGGACGCCCTTCCCAGACTCCTTCACTGTTAGGCCAACTGTAAGGACACACTCTTCTCAGAGTGCTTCATTATTATGCCAACTGGGAGGAAAGCCCTCCCAGACTGCTTCAAGGCAAAAcaggaacaaagaacatttacagcccgggaacaggcccttgggccctccaaccctgagccaatccaaatccactgtctaaatctgtcgcccaattctaagcatctgtatccctctgctccccacctactcatacatctgtccagacgcatctgaaaatgaatctaccgtgcctacctctgctggcaatgcattcccagcgcctaccaccctctgtatgaagtacttgctttgtgtatccctcttaaactttccacctctcaccttgaatgcatgacctctcgttattgaatccttcaccctgggaaaaagcttatctcgatccaccctgtctatacccttcatgattttgtaaacctcaatctccttttttctaatgaaaacaatcctaacccactcaacctgtcttcatagctagcaccttccataccaggcaacatcctcgtaaaacttctctgcaccctctccaaagcgtccacatccttttggtaacgtggcaaccagaactgtacacagtattccaaatgtggctgaaccaatgtgtacaattctaatatgacctgccagctcttatactcaatacccagtccgatgaaggcaagcataccatatgccttcgtgaccactctatccacctgtgcagcaactttcagggtacaatggacctgaactcccagatctctctgctcatcaacttttcccaaggctcttccgttgaCTGTATAATTGGCTcaagaattagacttcccaaaatgcatcacctcacatttgcctggagtgaactccatctgccacttccccgcccaactctccagactatctatattctcctgtattctttgaagtcccctatgctttctgctactccaccaatcttagtgtcatctgcaaatttgctgatcataccaacagtgccctcttccagatcatttatgtatattacaaacaacaatggccccaacactgatccctgtggaacaccactggtcacctttctcctttgagaaactcccttcaactactactctctgtctcctgttgctcaaccagttctttattcacctaGCTAGAACAACCTGCACACCACGTGACTTCATTTTCACTATTATtttaccatgggaaccttatcaaacaccttactaaagtccatgtatatgacatctacaacccttccttcatctatcaacttggtcacttcctcaaagaactctaagttggtaaggcatgatctcccccgcacaaaaccatgttgcctctcactgataagcccattcatttccaaatataaacaaattttaatccctcagtaccttctccagcaactttcccacaactgacgtcaggctcactggtctgtagttacccggaatatccctattaCTGTTCTTGTACAgggagacaacatgagcaaccctccagtcctccagcacctcacgtgtgtttaaggatgctacaaagatatctgtcagggtcccagctatttcctctctcacctcccttagcaaccctgggatagatcccattcggtcctggggatttgtccccttaataacctctagcgtACCCAACTTCCTTACATAAGGCGATCCTGACTGTGAGGATGCCCTTCCCAGGTAAAGCCACTGGAACATATTCTGGAAATATTTTggtgaagcttttcactgtgcctcggaacatgtgacaataaactcaattcaattcaaatcccaacatgaaaTATAAATTCCATAAAtcaaatttggaattgaaagttagtctcagtaatggcAACCATGAAACTAACAGAGTCAtcgaaaacccatctgattcactgatctACTCTGCATGTGGAAACTTACCGTCCTTCCCCAAACGTTCATGTGACCCGAGATCTACTGCAATGTCGGTCATTTCTTAACCACTCTCTGAAATAACCtcgcaagccattcagttcaaaataCAAATCAGGAGTGGCAACAAATGCACTTATCAGTGATATCCACGTCCCACAAAAGACTTAGAAGAAAAAAAGACAACAGTGCTCCAGATCGACACCAGAAACCGTATGAGAGTATTGGAATAGTCAGGTTAGGAATAGAAGAGGCACGAGCGAGAGTTTTAGCAGCAAATCGGCTGAAGGCGGAGGAGATGGGAGGTGCCACAGAAGTGAAAATGGACAGCCTTGATGGAACAGATGTGTATCAGAATATCAGCTCAGGGTGAGGAGGTTTTGTTCAGGCTCAGACATTGCAAAAACAGAATCCAACCGATTAAGTCAGATGTGAACTCTCACTTGCAGAGTAGGCATGACTGGCTAAATGGCCTGTGCCAGCTTGAGTTCCTGATACCCATGCCCAAGAACCATTAACAATATGAAGGAAAAAGTGGGCATGTGGCCATGAGTGGCATACAGTGTAATTGCAAGAGACttgagggagaaagggagtgTCATGCAAAGCAATGAGCACTGAGACGCCATCAGACAGACAAGGAAAAATTACGGAAGGTTCTGGGTAAACGGATAGGACAAGGGGAGATGTTCAAGGCAGGCTCATGGGAGCATGTGAAGCAGCAGAAACGGTGGTTTGTCTCAATCTTAGTGACAAAGGAGTCAGTCAAGTCCTCGTGCATCTTGTTGCTGGTGAGGATGGAGGAGACGGGGAGAGGAGGAGCCCTttgaaagtaaacagcttgtgttAGAGATATTAAAGAGTCAACACACTATACATAATAAAGCTGATTTgacttttatccagaatattaacaccAATAACGTAGCTGTGAATATATCAACTGAGACGGACTCCAATGAACATGGTTCAGTCCTGGGTGTGAGTAGCAGCAAAATCCCATCACTGTAGTGacttgtgaactcgctggtgtctcagcaATGTGGATGAATCAATGAAACTCTTTCCACACTTAGAGCAGGTAAATGCTCTCTCCCCACTATGTACTCGGCGGTGTGTCAGGAGGTTGGATGAATTagtgaagcccttcccacactgagtgcaggtgaatggtttctccccattGTGGGTGCGCTGGTGGGTTAGCAGGGTGGACGATTGAGTGAATCTCTTTCCACACTCaaagcaggtgaacggcctctctccagtgtgaattcGCTGATGGGCAGTGAGCTCGGATGATCGCCTGAACCCAGTCCCACAACAAGAGCATGTAAATGgtctctcatcagtgtgaacaAGTTGATGGGACGTCAGTTCCCAAGAACTTTTATAGCATTTCCCACAGTCTTTGCATTTGAAAggtctctccccggtgtgaacacgctggtgtttcagcaggattgatgactgagtgaatcccttcccacattcagggcaggtgaacggtctctctccggtgtgactgcgccgatgaATTTCCAACTCAAATGGATAATTGAATCCCTTCTCACAGTCTCCACATTTCCAgcgtttctccccagtgtggctGCGCTTATGTTTTGACAGGCCAGATGACTGGCTGAAGCCTCGTCCACACACAGGACACGTGTACGGTTTCTCTACACTGTGAGCAGTGCTTTTACCTTCCATGTTCAAAAATCGGATAATGTTCAGGTTGTGACGATTTGGGTTTCAGTTTTTCCACTGCAGTTCCACCTTTCTAACAGAGAACTAGGTTTAAAACAGCATTAGGTGAGGGACAAACaactaaaaaaaacacaggcagaATCTGAAACTGAGCTGAATGAATCTTGTCATTCATGGGACTAACACTAGGGTAAAGTGAGCATCAAAGCTACTAGATTGTGATAACGcagctggttcactgatgtttTTCAGGGAACCCAACATCTGGTGTGGACCTATATAAGAACCTGCCCTTTATgagaggagagagtgtgagggaaagAATCAGGCAGGGGGGAGGGNNNNNNNNNNNNNNNNNNNNNNNNNNNNNNNNNNNNNNNNNNNNNNNNNNNNNNNNNNNNNNNNNNNNNNNNNNNNNNNNNNNNNNNNNNNNNNNNNNNNNNNNNNNNNNNNNNNNNNNNNNNNNNNNNNNNNNNNNNNNNNNNNNNNNNNNNNNNNNNNNNNNNNNNNNNNNNNNNNNNNNNNNNNNNNNNNNNNNNNNNNNNNNNNNNNNNNNNNNNNNtctggacagatgcatgagtaggtggggagcagagggatacagatccttaggaattgggcgataggtttagacagtggatttggatcagctcaggcttggaggaccgaagggcctgttcctgggctgtacattttctttgttctttttcttctttgaaaCTATTCACCTCAACCCTTCGGAGTGGGAGTGGATTTCACTCCTCACCACCCTCCGAAGGAAGATGTTTCTCCCAAATTCCGGACCAGATTTCCTGGTGACCACCTTGTGTTGAAGATCTCTCTTTGTCTGCATCCCCACGAATGAagatattctctctctctctctctctatcccccgTGTCAATACCTTACATtatttcaaagaactctaacaggtcactccctcagccttCGATTTACAAGCAGAAAGGAGACCCAGATTGTTAACCACTTccacataaagttaaaaatcacacaacactgggttatagaccaacaggttcatttggaagtaccagctttcggagctctgctccttcatcaggtagctagtgggacaggatcataggacacagaatttatagaaaaagattAAAGTGGCGTACAACTGAGGCAATGTATTGAACTAATCTAGATGGCTGctcagtctttaatcacttagaatgggactGCAGGTTtcgattaattaatatgtaaatctcagaacttctttgaattcacattcctgagataatttaagggttttttttaaaagaaaaggtgacattaccactcagacaatgcattccaagtATAAGGTTAGACTctatctgtattccaaccttgagtcagactggttctatttcctaagtaggaatttataaaatgtcacgtggactgactgcctgcagattgtgtgctttttgaacaaaatagaatgtttctgcaaacacaaatctgcaaatgcaaatttatccCACagacttgtatgtgtgtgtgtacgtgtgtgtgttgtgtgtgtgtatgtgtgtgtgtgtgtgagtgtgagagagagggagggagggagagagagagtgtgagtcagtgagtgagtgtgaaaaagagagagagagagagaaaaaaaaggtggTATCATGGGATGATACTGAGAGACATTACATATATGAAATGCAACCAGAACTTCTAACAAAACCTTCTAAATCCCAAACTTCCACCATTTGAACAGAATAAGGTATTGGGCTGTTGTGTGCACTATCgcattcaagttcccctccattgTTCACTTTCCACTGTACTCCCGTTACTTTGGTTTAAtctgagtacacatgacaataaatctgaTTCTAATGTGAAATTGTTCTTGCTGATTTGGACTCATTATTATTCCTTCATTCTTTACTGTGTGAAACTCCTCACCTGACAGGCCTGTGGGAGTCCCTTCATTACATGGACTGCAATTCAAGATAGTCTCCATAGGCAGCTGGGGATTGAGGATATTTGCAAGATACCGAAGGGGGAATGGGAAGAGGACAAGCTGATTTGCCTCTTTTAGGGAACCAACACAGGCAAAACTGGCTAAATGACTTCCTTCTCTGTCAATCTGACATagcactgggacacagacagacttacACACCTATTGTTCAAAAACCACTGCTGTGTTGGGAATGTAAtgtaaaagtagttctgggatttacataccaaagaacagaaaccagcatatcctgTTTTAAAAGATGGAAGTTtaaatctaagattgtttactgtatcacatctccctGACACtgggactcctttggctataaattctgtgagtgtgatcttaacctccacaaccacctgatgaaggagcgacactccgaaagctagtgtttccaaataaacctgttggactatgacctggtggtgtgtgtgatttgtaactcctTCAGTCTTGGAATTACGCAATGATTTCACAAAAAGGGTTAATGAAGACAAACCTCTGTGAGTAACACCCACCTTGTCTCTAGACTCAGGCTTGGGAGCAACGCCTGCAAGAAAGTAACAGTAAGATATCTGCTACAAAATGAATAAACTCtgaaaatgttcagcaggtcaagctgtatctatgaagagagaaacagttaatgttagcATGTATGCAcaagaatttgaaaattaaaaattatgCCGATACTGAAGATCAATGTACAGTAATAGAAGATAAAATGGACTGgagcacagaaaaaaaatcagttgctGACTATGGAAGGGTCTCTAGGGAGATAAAAGTTGATCAGTGAGTAGCACATGGTTGGGAATGGTTCAGACACATTAAGACATGGTCAGTGGAAGTTAACAGTGAAACAATGAACAGAAGTAAATATACCACTATCATTTATGGAGGCAGTTAGACAAATCGCAAAGAGGTGATTTTGGAGTATAGAGGCGAAACACACGAGTGGATACGGACAGAGTCAAGGACTCTCCCACAGATACGCGATCACAGCACCAAAGGTTCAAACTGTAGATGTATTGTCAAAAATACTCACCTTGGaagcaacttttgttttcaagTTAAAAATCTCCTGCTGGAACCCGAGGCTGGAACGTTATCATAAGAACTACTCAGTTCGGATGGTGAGGTTCCAGAACATGCTAAGATTAGTAAGTAGCAGCTTTAGCAGGCATAAAGATGCATAAACCCCCAGCAGCTGATGAGATTAATCCCAGGCTGCTTTGAgaggcaaaggaggagattgctgaggtcCATGTGGAAACATTTATGTTGCTAGCCACAAATGAAGTCCCAGATAACTGGAAGATAGTTAACATGGTTCTTTGCTTGAGAACgacagcagggataggccaggttagtctgacttcagtggtagggaaattaccggaaaaaattctgagggacaggattaatcaacattAGCAAAGGTGGGATTGATCAGAGAAAGTGagcatggatttgttagagggagatcctGCATGActaatttaattacattttttgaaaaggtgactaaatataatGATGAGGTAGTTCAGTCAGTGTGGTTCACATGCACATCAGTAAGGTTTTGGCAAGGCCCCAAATGGAAGGATTGTCCAAAAGGTAAAGGCCCATTGGATCCAAGGTGAGTTAGCAAACTAGATCCAAGATTGGCctgcaaataggaggcaaagggtgaAGGGaggtttttgtgattggaagcctgtgacgaGTGTTGTACCATAAGGATTgctgctgggacccttgctgtttgcaacctatattaatgacttggatgtgaacacagaaggtataagtttgtaagtttgcagattgcacAAAAATTAGTGTTGTTGACAGTGAGCAGGATGATCGCAGGCGACAATCTGATATTGAGCAACTGGTAAATTGAGCAGAGCAacagcaggtggaatttaatcctggtaagtgcaaggtgatgcattgtggaaggtctaataagggaaggatatgcACAAGGAATGGTAGGTCCCTGGGGAGTATTGAGGAACAAAGGGAATCTTAGCGTACAAGtctgtagatccctgaaagtgtcaGTACAGGTAGGCAGGTTGGTGAAGGCGGCATACAGGATGCTTCCCTTCATGAGAAGAACCCCTCATCTTTTACCtcagaaccctccaaccccagggcatcaatgtggatttcaccagtttcctcatttcccttcccccaccttaccccagtttcctcatttcccttcccccaccttaccccagttccaaccttccagctcagcattgccctcatgacctgtcccacctgtcaatcctccttcccacctatccgctccaccctcctctccgacctatcacctttaccccttcctccatccacctattgcagtctcaactaccttctccccagccccctccccccatgtatctctccactcccgaggcttccagtctcattcctgatgaagggctcctgcccgaaatgtcgattctcctgctcctcaggtgctgcctgacctgctgtacttttccagcgactcactctaatcttgactcccttCATTAGCTCGAACGTAGAAcataagaaaaagaaaatctgttaCAACTTGATAAAATATTGCTTAGACCACAGATGGAATTCTAGTTGCCACACTAtcggaaggacatgattgcactggagagggtgcagaggagattcaccaggatctggtttgggatggaaagtctcagttacagGGCAGCCTatataggctgggtttgttttccttgtagcagaggaggctgagaggggatctgattgaggtataaaaTTGTGAGACATATAGACAGGGTACATTGTGAGGTTCTCCCAATGGCAGACATGTCGAAGACCAAGGGGTACAATATTAAGCTGAGGCGTAAATGGctagaggagatctgaggaaagagtttttttcacccagaagatgtCGAAACATAGAACGTGTTGCCTGAGGTGGCAGAAACAATATTTAAGAAGAATCTGGATAAGCAGCTAAAATTCCAGAGCATGGTAAGCAATGGattaagtgcagggaaatggaatttGGTCTTTTTGGTCAGCATATACATGGTGGGGCAAAGGGCatgtttttatgctgtatgactgactgGAGTCAGAAAAATAAAGTTGCACAATGGAGGCAGGTCATGACACCGTGCAATTCTGAAGGACtgaggaggggtgtggggcttCAAGTGCATGATTTCCATGGCAACACTAAGATTGTCTTCATCACagcaaaggagactgaggggcgatttgattgaggtatacaaccTCATGGTATTTTAGACAAGATACAGGAAGCAAGTCTGGTCCCATTAGCTGCTGTAAAAAACACAATGGGCAAGAGATGGAAGGAGATGAGAACAGAGGGGAAAGACTGAAATCTGACTTCCAACAAAAAGTATCTTGCACCACTTAAACTCCAAGGCTGGTAACATCCAGGTTCTGGTAATTTGGGTCAGCTCAAAATCTGATATTTTACCTCATATTTCAAGTGAGTggcattggttagcactgctgcctcactgcgccaagGACtggggtttgatttcagcctcgggcgactgcctgtgtaaagtatgcacattctcccactgtctctgtgggtttctgcCTGGTGCTGTGGCTCCTCCCACTATCAAaaatgatgtgcaggctaggtggattatccatgctaAATGCTGGGTAACGGGGACAGGATGAGCCATGGGTCTAGCTGGGATACCCtccacttgatgggctgaatggcctctgactgcactgtagggatcctatacTACATTTCCACCTGCAAAACCTCACATCATAGCCACTTGAAAAGaagcttccaaaatgaacaaaagcaaatagtgttatggagaatccaaagggtttttttcaaatacatgaaggacaaaagggtaacatgggagagaatagggctccttaaagatcagcaaggctgcctaatgtgcagaactgcaggagattggggagatgctgaacaaatattttgtgtcagttctTACTATGCAGAAGGAATGGAAGCTAGCGAACTCGGGAAGATAAATAGCAATATTTTGAAAAGTGCCCAAAATACAAACGAGGAGGTGCTGGATGGTTCAAAATACATAAGGATGGATAAGTTCCCAGGActggatcaggtgtaccctcgaacctTATGGAAAGTTAGGgcctctggctgagatatttgtatcatcgatagcaatggatgaggtgccagaagaacgGAGGTCGtgtaatgtggtgccactatttaagaaaggtggtatggaaaagccagggaactaaagactgcTGAGCCTGATATCattggtgggcatgttgttggagctgtttcggagggtcaggatttacatgcatttggaaaggcaagggctgattaggaatagtcagcatggctttgagtgtgggaaatcatgcctcattgATCTGACTGAagtttttgaagtgacaaagagggCTGATGAAGGCAGCGCCTTGAACATTGTCTAAATAAATTTCATTAAGGTGtatgacaaggttccgcatggtagactggttaacaaggttaggtcacaCGGaattaaagggagaactagccatttggatacaaaattagctaaaaggtaggagacagagagtggtggtggagggctgctttttggattggaggcctgtgaccagcagtgtgccgcaagcatcagtgctgggtccactgctttttgtcatttatataaatgatttggatatgaatgtaggagttatggttggtaagtttgcagaagacatcaAAATTGATAGAATAGTGATaaccaagaaggttacctcagagtacaatgggaccttgatcagacgggcagaggagtggcagatgttgtttcatttagataaacgtgagctGCTACATTTTGatcaggcaaatcagggcaggacatgcACTTAGTGGCAAGGTctggggagtgcaggttcatagttccttgaaagtggctttgcaggtagatagggtaatgaagaagtcatttggtatgcttgcttttattggtcagtgcatttcagtataggagttgggaggtcatgttgcagctgtacaggacattggtttggctaattttggaatactgcattcagctttggtctccctgctataggaaggatgttgtgaaatttgaaagtgttcagaaaagatttacaaagatgttgccacagttggacggtttgagctatagctgAGAACATGTATAGAGTATAAGCAGGTTGGGAAAGAGTcaagttctgagttttgtaaaacaagaggttcagctgggCACGGCCCAGATCAGATacgaacttacagttaacaatggggcaCTGGAGACaagggttaacaaggtggaaaagcattcattatgtacagccatttaacaatatggaagcattcagtatgtaacgtcagtttaacaaggtgataagtattcattatgtgaagccagttaagatTAATTGTGTAATAGCAAATGACGTGATCTTtgctattgacactcgctgattgtaacaaTCACCCATTCAAtctgtatgttgccttatctggatgctccttcctgtaaaatgactatatagttccaGTGTACATGggtgattgttctctctccctccagggcccagaataaaggtgaaggaggtaaaacttccggggggggggggggggggatgggatgACAATATTGGAGTAGTCAGCAGGATCCAAACAGACAGTTATGGTCAGGGTGGCTAGGCCCACAAGGGAAGATTTTAAACCTTGGTACCTCTTGCTGTTCCTGTGCGCTGGAGACGGTTCCCTTGCTCCATCATTCTCTATTCTATGGATTCCTCGAATGGTAATAAGTTCAATCGAGAGACAAAATTTCGCAAGTGCACTGGCAGGCAGAGGTTCGAGTCCTCTGTGCTGCTTTGGGGGAAGGGGGGTATGATTGAGGTTCCGGTCCTCTGCACGGTATTGAGATtcaagtcccctggggtgggtgtaaTTGAGGttcgagtcccctggggtgggtgtgattgaggttcgagtcccctggggtgggtgtgattgaggttcgagTCCTCTGCGCAGTACTGGTGTTtgatttccctggggtgggtgtaaTTGAGGTTAGAGTCCTCTGCACGGTACTGGGGTTTGATTCCCCTGGGGTGGCTATAATTGAAGTTTGAGCCCCCAGGGTGGGTAATTGAGGGTTGAGTCCTCTGCACAGTATGGGGtgcgagtcccctggggtggctGTAATTGAGGGTCAAGTCCTCTGCGCGGTACTGGGTTTTGATTTCCCCTGGGGTGGTTAATGAGGGTAGAGTCCTCTGAGCAGTActggggttcgagtcccctggGGTAGGTAATTGAGTTTCGAGTCTCCGCTCTGTGGTAAGGTTCGAGCCCTCTGCACGGCACTGGGGTTCAAGTCCCCcaggggtgggtgtgattgacgGTTGTGTCCTCTGCGCGGTACTTGGTTTTGCTCTCACCTGGGGTGGGTGTAATTTAGGTTTGAGTCCCTCGCTCTGTGGTAAGGTTCGAGCCCTCTGCATTTGAGCGAGGTTCGAGCCCCCGTGGGGAGTAAAGCGAGAAAGGGGTTAAAGTCCCCTAGTGGTGAAATTTGAGGCTCTGAGAGTCTTTGTTCTGGGGGCAAGAGTGAGGCTTGGATTGGTGCACCATGTGGTCCGTTGTGAGGGCTCTGGTTTTATAAATGTAATTTTAATGagagaatgcaaaacaaaatgagaaatgctgaaattaaggcTGTACTAATACCTGGGTTGaaaaggaaagtttcaatgtGAATTTtgccatgctgtgtgtgtgtgatgtttaaaaattttggtttgttaaaagcctggttcagaaaatccttttaagtaattgttttgccttgtttgaattaGGATCTCAATTGAATGTGTTTTGTGGGTTATataatggggcagattttgtttttacattaaaattgtacaattttatgtccttttttaaaataatcaaactTGCAACCTTTAAAACAATTTGACTGAGTGCCTTGAGCCACTGatgtgtttgaaattctacaatcactgtttaaaaaggaacagttgggtcagtggtcatgctttagccagatgagagtacagtgtattgtattaaaatatcttcaatgactaaagcacaggaaacattttgttttcttgctgttccagacttttgaaatacttatcctgacagctttcacattagccaagtatcaatttgttaaaggaaaattagTTTTGAATAACCCTAGAGaatttgattttaggaccattgattgttgttta comes from the Chiloscyllium plagiosum isolate BGI_BamShark_2017 chromosome 45, ASM401019v2, whole genome shotgun sequence genome and includes:
- the LOC122543919 gene encoding zinc finger protein 239-like isoform X1, yielding MEGKSTAHSVEKPYTCPVCGRGFSQSSGLSKHKRSHTGEKRWKCGDCEKGFNYPFELEIHRRSHTGERPFTCPECGKGFTQSSILLKHQRVHTGERPFKCKDCGKCYKSSWELTSHQLVHTDERPFTCSCCGTGFRRSSELTAHQRIHTGERPFTCFECGKRFTQSSTLLTHQRTHNGEKPFTCTQCGKGFTNSSNLLTHRRVHSGERAFTCSKCGKSFIDSSTLLRHQRVHKSLQ
- the LOC122543919 gene encoding uncharacterized protein LOC122543919 isoform X5 produces the protein MEFPKGQEGARTKHPIPRFFQSDWLEDPPRPPDPPLFILRRCQSRCDHVPAHAHSGRRAGVTVSSRTCPRLGFQQEIFNLKTKVASKIQLDLLNIFRVYSFCSRYLTVTFLQALLPSLSLETSSLLERWNCSGKTETQIVTT